One stretch of Corvus moneduloides isolate bCorMon1 chromosome 16, bCorMon1.pri, whole genome shotgun sequence DNA includes these proteins:
- the NSMCE1 gene encoding LOW QUALITY PROTEIN: non-structural maintenance of chromosomes element 1 homolog (The sequence of the model RefSeq protein was modified relative to this genomic sequence to represent the inferred CDS: deleted 2 bases in 1 codon), whose amino-acid sequence MMAAQMTDAHRRFLQVLMSNGITEGSEARKIHQHCCETDKVYYAHDKLDDFISTINSHLQPLFMQIRKGLSEDDGRAHYAVVNLAETEVTKMASDYTEIELELFRKTMDLIILSENGFASSTDILNLADQFKTKKMKKKEAEQVLKVFVEDKWLSEKNGEYTLHTRCIIEMEQYILSNYQDVARKCNICHSLAIQSQVCESCGIGMHLPCVRKYFRAQAEPRCPKCNEFWSCDIPGMSRMGSDPPQNSILGPR is encoded by the exons ATGATGGCAGCTCAGATGACTGATGCTCATCGACGGTTCTTGCAGGTTCTGATGTCTAATGGAATAACAGAAGGATCAGAGGCCAGGAAAAtacaccagcactgctgtgaaaCTGATAAAG tttactACGCACACGATAAACTGGACGATTTCATCAGCACTATTAATAGCCACCTGCAGCCTTTGTTTATGCAGATCCGGAAAGGACTATCAGAAGATGATGGGAGAGCACATTATGCTGTA gtgaatTTGGCGGAAACTGAAGTAACTAAAATGGCATCTGACTATACAGAAATTGAATTAGAATTGTTCAGAAAAACA ATGGACCTAAtaattttatcagaaaatgGGTTTGCCTCATCTACAGATATTTTAAACTTGGCAGACCAAtttaagacaaagaaaatgaagaaaaaggaagcagaacaaGTGCTGAAAGTTTTTGTGGAGGACAAGTGGCTCTCTGAG AAAAATGGAGAATATACTCTGCATACTCGTTGCATAATTGAGATGGAACAGTACATTCTCAGCAACTACCAGGATGTGGCAAGGAAATGTAACATCTGTCACAGCCTCGCCATCCAG AGCCAAGTATGTGAATCCTGTGGAATTGGAATGCACCTACCTTGTGTCAGAAAGTACTTCAGAGCTCAGGCTGAACCCCGCTGTCCCAAGTGTAATGAATTCTGGTCTTGTGACATCCCAG GGATGAGTCGGATGGGCTCC GACCCACCACAGAACTCCATTCTTGGCCCTAGATGA